The genomic window GAACCCTTTGATCATTCCTTGTGGCGCTAACCATAGACCTACAATGATCAAAGCTGCAACGATCACGATCGGTAATAAGTTTGGTAAAATCATGCTCAATGGCATACCCGCAACTAAACCACCCGCTAACAAGCCTAGTGGAATTGTGATGATTCCGCTCAATACACCTGTTGCTAAGTATTGTTGATCTTCTTTTTCAATGATTCCTAAAGCAACAGGGATCGTGAACACTAAAGTTGGTCCCATCATTGCGCCTAAGATCGCACCGGCAAACAAGCCAGCTTGTGGATCATGTGCCATTTGTTGTGCCAAAGCGAATCCGCCCATATCGTTTGCTAACAAAGTCGTCGCAAACATGGAAGGGTCAGCCCCTAAAAATTCATATACCGGTACAACGATTGGGCTAAGAACCGTTGCAAGAACAGGTGCTAATGTGATGATCCCGACCATTGATAAGGCTAATGAACCCATCGCCATCAAACCTTCTTCAAATTGTTCCCCTAATCCTAATTTGTTCCCGATACATTTATCGATCCCGCCGATAACCATAAAAAGAACCATGATATACATAATGATTTCATTGATACTCATCGTAAATCTCCTTTATTCTTCAATTGAATCAATTACACCGACAATCATTGCATCAATAGGTGTATCTGGATCACCAGCTGAAATTCTGGCAGCTTGCCCTTTGCTGATCAATACCTTGTCACCGACACCGGCACCGGCATTGTCTGCTGCGACAATAAATCCTATTTTCGTTTCTTTCTCATCTAATACATCGACCATCAGTAATTTCCAACCATTTAGTTTTTCATCTTTTCTGGTCGACCATAGACTTCCAGTCACTTTCCCTAATAGCATACGTGATCCCTCCTCATTTGAATAAACGATTTCTTAGCGCATATTCCTCTGCTAAGGGTGTCAACCGTTCTTGACTCGTTAAATCTATTCTATTTGTTTGTTGCAACCGCTGGATCAATTGCTTCTCCGTCACATATTTCCGGCTAGGCAACTCCTTCGCTAACGGCTTTTTCCGACAACTCGCTAAAAATGCGTTGTAGCCTGTGTTTTCCTGTTCGAAAAAGTACATCCCGTAGCGTTCGCATTGCTTTGCTAGTTCATTGACTTTCTTTTTTAAGTGATACTTCATTTTGCTCGAATCATTCGCTGACTCAGCTTGCAAAACTAGTACAGGCTTTCCTGCGAACAAAAAAGAAAGAATACTCGTCGTTTGATGATCTGTCGGAAGTAATTGAGCGATAGCAGCCAACTGAGAAAGACTGACGTGTGGGACAACTAAGCCATCACATTTTGTTGGATCTTGCCCTTCTATCCAATCGACCATTGATAGATCAGCGAATAACGTTTGAGGATAACCTGCTTTTGCCTCTGTCAACGCTAACTGATAGTCAGCTGGAGGCAATCGTTTCATCAGCATTTCTGTGACTTGCTGAATCACTTTTTCAATCTCCGTTACCTTCACGAAATCCCCTCCCTATTTACAAATATAGCCACGATCTCCTTTGTTCAATCCACAAGCATTTGCTTCATCGTAATCAATGTGCATATACGTTGCAAAATCTGGACTGACGCGAACCACGACATCATCAAAGATCAGTGGACGACTTGCTTCCACACGTACTTTCACTGTTTGACCATTGACTACTTGATTTTTATCTGCATCTTCTGGTGTCATGTGGATATGTCGTTTTGCTACGATCAATCCTTTTTCTAGTTGAACAGCTGACTCACCGTTCATTAAGACAACACCTGGTGTTCCTTCGATTTTGCCACTTTCTCTGACGGGCACGCGACTACCTAAAATACGTGTATCCGTCATCGATACTTCGACTTGTGACTCGGCGCGTTCAGGTCCTAAAATAACGACATTTTGGAATAAGCCTTTTGGACCTGCGACAGTGATCCGCTCTTTGCAGACATACTGACCGGGTTGAGACAATTCTTTTACTTTCGTTAATTGGTATCCAGGACCAAATAATGCATCGATATCTTTACGGCTCAAATGCACGTGTCTTCCTGAAGCTTCTACTTCAAAAGAATTTTGCTGTGACTGGATACGTTGGACTACTTCATTGATAATTTCATTTAAATGATCCAATCGGTTCATCTCCTACTCGTTTTTCGGCAGTTGAATAATACTTTGCAATTCTTCTGCCCATAACATAAAAATAGCTAAGTATGCTGGAAGTTCTGCTTCCAACAATTGACTGACTTTTTCTACTTGATACTCGATCTCATTGATTGAATAGCGCAAGATTCTTCGTTGCAAGGGGGAACGATAGATCATTCCTGAAAGTCGAGGTGGATGAGCTGAGAGCGTTTTCCCATCGAATCGACTAAAGTTTGCTAACCACTCTTGCTGATATTCTAAATACAACCAACCTTCAGCATACATATCGTTTTCTTCCAATAGATGAAAGAACAGCAGATTTTTCAGCTTCTTTATTTCTAAACAGATTTTTCGTTGCACACTTGGCAGCAACGTTTCTTGTTCAAAAAGAGGTTGCTTCGATTGCCCCATTGGAGAAGAAACGAGATTTTCTCGCATGAGCGGAATATGATGTTCACGTAAATAGCTAGAAGCTGCGGGAGTCAAAAGACAATCTTTTGAAACGACGAAAGTGCTTCCTGATTGGATTTCTTTCTTCCGAAACATGTGCCGTAACTGGTCTTCTGTGATCACACCCATATGACGCTCTCCTTTCTCCAATGGATTATTTCAAAGCATTGATCTCGTCTTGGAAACAAGCCAAATGAGCCAAAAATATAAGGAGTATTTTCGGTTCATTTGGCTCTTGTTTCATTTTAGACGTCTCTTACGATGATTATTCAGCAACTTTTGGTAAAATCGCATCTACTTCAGTGTGAGGACGTGGGATCACATGAACAGATAATAATTCACCAACACGTTCAGCAGCGGCAGCACCAGCATCAGTTGCTGCTTTTACAGCGCCAACATCGCCACGAACCATGATTGTTACTAATCCGCCACCAACTTGTTCTTTACCGATCAATGTTACGTTTGCTGCTTTCACCATTGCATCTGCTGCTTCAACAGCACCTACTAATCCACGAGTTTCGATCATTCCTAAAGCGTTTGTACTTGACATTATAAATTCCTCCTATGGTATGTTTATCATTAATATATATATTACATATTATTGTAATCGAGCTAATACTTGGGCAACGAGTGTATCGATCAACTCATCTTTGTTGCCCGCTTGGTTGTTTGTTTCTTGTGTTGGCATTTGAGCGCCAGCGCCAAATTCTTGACGGATATCTGCTAAATCAGTGACACCGTAAGCGACACGTCGAACATTGAATAGATTTTCTACGCCGATGTTGTCAGAGGTAGAACTGCCACCAACTGCGCCACAGCCTAGCGTTAATGCTGGCACTAAGCCAGTTGAAGCCCCAATTCCTCCTAATGAACCTGCTGTATTGATCAACAGACGAGAAACTGGTTTTCTTAAGCCGAATTCACGGACGACTTCTTTGTTTTCAGTATGGATACACATTGTGTGTCCTGCACCTTCACCTTTTAAGATCTCAACGGATAGATCGCAAGCTTCTTGCCAGT from Enterococcus sp. DIV1094 includes these protein-coding regions:
- a CDS encoding EutN/CcmL family microcompartment protein — translated: MLLGKVTGSLWSTRKDEKLNGWKLLMVDVLDEKETKIGFIVAADNAGAGVGDKVLISKGQAARISAGDPDTPIDAMIVGVIDSIEE
- the eutD gene encoding ethanolamine utilization phosphate acetyltransferase EutD; amino-acid sequence: MNRLDHLNEIINEVVQRIQSQQNSFEVEASGRHVHLSRKDIDALFGPGYQLTKVKELSQPGQYVCKERITVAGPKGLFQNVVILGPERAESQVEVSMTDTRILGSRVPVRESGKIEGTPGVVLMNGESAVQLEKGLIVAKRHIHMTPEDADKNQVVNGQTVKVRVEASRPLIFDDVVVRVSPDFATYMHIDYDEANACGLNKGDRGYICK
- a CDS encoding BMC domain-containing protein, yielding MSSTNALGMIETRGLVGAVEAADAMVKAANVTLIGKEQVGGGLVTIMVRGDVGAVKAATDAGAAAAERVGELLSVHVIPRPHTEVDAILPKVAE
- the eutH gene encoding ethanolamine utilization protein EutH, with the protein product MSINEIIMYIMVLFMVIGGIDKCIGNKLGLGEQFEEGLMAMGSLALSMVGIITLAPVLATVLSPIVVPVYEFLGADPSMFATTLLANDMGGFALAQQMAHDPQAGLFAGAILGAMMGPTLVFTIPVALGIIEKEDQQYLATGVLSGIITIPLGLLAGGLVAGMPLSMILPNLLPIVIVAALIIVGLWLAPQGMIKGFNVFGKGVVIVAIAGLIVGAIQQLIDITLIPGIAPVTEGIEVVGDIALTLAGAFCLVAVITRVFNKPLMKLGKVLGMNEIAAAGMVATLANNIPMFQMLKDMDRRGKIINVAFAVSASFILGDHLGFTAGVAKEMIFPMMVGKIVGGITAIFVAVFMANRLLGKEKEVTVKEKTTAKEQTIVE